The Komagataella phaffii GS115 chromosome 4, complete sequence genome includes the window ACATTTGCATTGGGATCCAGAGTTCAACGATGTGAAAACAATGCAAGTAGGTGTGTTGTTAGATGAACTTCAGGCAGTGATTCGAAAGCATTTATCTCCTAAAGATATAACAAAGGTTCCTCTACTAATTTGTGGTGATTTCAACTCTAAAGTTCATAGTGCGGTATACCAACTTTTCTCTCAGGGAACTGTTGACAAGCATGAGGACATTATAGGCAGAGATTACGGAAAGTTTACCGAAGAAGGCTTCCGCCATCCCTTCCACTTACAGTCGTCATACGATTCAATTGGTGAACTCCCATACACCAACGTATCGCCCACCTTCACAGATGTTATTGACTATATTTGGTATTCTACTCCAAGTTTATCGGTGAAAGGAGTTCTTGGTCAGGTCGACCCAGATTACAGCAAGAACATTATTGGGTTCCCCAATGCAGACTTCCCTTCAGACCACATTCCTCTTCTGAGTACTTTTATGTTCAAGAAGTCGAGTGCACCTCGACCAGACACTCGAGTTGATTTTCGCAGTGATTTCCGAGGATCTCGCAAGACATAGAGCCAGTGATGTATAATAGTGTTTAGTTGCAACCAATAATAAACATATAGGTTAGTCGATGGCACTCGTAGTTTAGGCAACGCAACGCAATCTTAGGAGGAAAGATGAACCCCTTAGGCCCCTTAGGGCGCGAAGGATGTGGTTGGATATGCCTCTCCGTATCTCTTCCGAGCCGATAAACAACCCCCAAgtagaagaagatattTCATCCTCAAAATATCCTACGACATGAGACTAAGGCCCAGTATAGTTCGGCCAGTTCGGTTGTTGTATGGGAGTCGAAATTTCAACACTGTCACTAAGCATAGGCGTTGGATAGATGTTCAGAAGCCGAACAGCTATGGCGATACGTTTTCTGTGAGCACCTATAACATTCTGAACCAACATTACATCTGGCCTCAAGTGTTTAAATACGTACCTGAAAATGATATCGACTGGAATTATAGACAGCAGCTGTTGGATAAAAACTTTAGAGACCTTAATACTGACATCATGTGTTTCCAAGAGATGGAATACGACATTTACGATACCCATTGGAAAAACTCAGGGGAATCATCTCCGTTAAAAGATTACCGAAGCATATTCGTGAGGAAGAAGCCACCACATTATTGGACAAAGTCCGAAAGGAATCTTGATGGTGTGTCTATCTTCTACAAAGattctgtttttgaggTGATTGACCATGTAGATTTTGATCTGGCAGATTTGGTCAGAGAGCATGATTTTCCTTCGTTTGAACATACAGAAGACTTCAAAGAGCGTGTTCTACCTAGAAATACAGTTGCTTTGGTTGCAGCGTTGAGGCATAAGCATTCTGGTGAAATTGTGATGGTAAGCACAACTCATCTGTATTGGTCTCCCAAATTTCAAGATGTAAAATTAATACAAATGCTTATAATATGCAATGTGATCCGCcaatttcagaaaaaaCTAGAGAAAAAGGGTTTACTGAGCCCAAAGGACCCCATTCCATTAATTATATGCGGAGATTTGAACAGTCAAATCGATTCCTTCGTTTATCAGTTCCTGAAGACGGGGGATATCGATTTGCATCGGGACTATGAAAAATGGTTCACAAAATACGACTACGGTTCAACATTGGATCTTCTGAAATCTTCTGATCCtctcaagttgaaatcTTCCTATAATGGACTCTTTCAAGCTGGCAATTTTCCGTTCACTACATTTACAGAAAAGTACACTAACATCATAGATTATGTCTGGtacaacaaagaaaagtttgaCCTAATTCGAGAACTGGGTCAAGTTGATCCGTCGTATGTGGCAAGTCAGGTTGGATTTCCGAATGATGAATTCCCAAGCGATCATATCCCTCTTGTAAACATATTTCAGTTCAAATAGAAAGTTATATAGTAATGATAAAAGTTATGATgatgattacataatccGAAATTCTTTGGTCTTCCCAAGTGCAGAATTGCAACATTGGCCATGTCGCGCGATGTATGTAGTAGCATTACTACTTGATAGCCATATACTTCTACCAAGTGGTAAACCATGGTGAAGAGTGAATTTTTCACTCAAAGGACTAGTAAGAGGCTCAAGCTAGCCTCCCAGATGGCCCAGAGTTTTGGTTCGACCATTTCTGATGTTGCTTTGGATGGATCTAGAAGGAAACCGGCTCCAGCAGTGATCCAAGTAAAGAAAGAATCGGAACCTATTAGTTTAGAGGTGAAAAGCCACGGAAACGATACGAAAAGGGCACGTGTCAAGAGTGAAGAAGACACACATGTAAAGCTGGAAGAGACTCCAATACCGAAGAACTTTTTTCCCATTTATAATGAAGTTAAGTTGATCCGATCTAAGATTACCACTCCCGTTGATTCGATGGGATGTGCCACAATACCAATACGAATCgctgaagaaaaatccGGCCCCCTATTTAGATACCGCTTACTGGTATCTCTTATGCTCTCTTCGCAAACTAAAGATGAAGTCAACTATGAAGTCATGAAGAGTATGAACGACTATTTCAAGAGTGTGGGGTACGAAAACGGATTGTGTTTGCAGGCGATTCTAGATGTGGAGCCTACCAAGCTGGACGAATTGATACATAAAATAGGATTCCATAACAGGAAAACAGTTTACCTCAAGAGTGCTGCGGTGATAGTCAAAGAGCAATTCAACGGAGATATCCCAAAGAACATAAAACAGATCACTGCACTTCCAGGTGTAGGTCCCAAAATGGGATATCTTTTGCTACAAGACGCCTGGGGAATCAACGATGGAATAGGCGTAGACGTTCATGTCGATCGGTTAGCAAACATGTGGAAATGGGTGAATACGAAGACTCCAGAGCAGACTAGACTTGCCTTGGAGAAGTGGGTACCCAGAGAGTTATGGCAGGAGATCAATCCGGTGCTGGTAGGATTTGGTCAAGTCATCTGCACCCCAAGGGGTCGAAGATGCGATGTTTGTTCTCTTGCCTCCAAGAAGCTCTGCAACAATATTGATAGAGGCATCATCAGTAAAAGTCGTCGTGAGAAGGAATCCGCAGCATTGAGGGGCGTCGCCGTTAAAGAGAGGAAAATTAGAGGAGATATCTCCCAGATACTAGACATTGAAGATCTCGCATAAGGTGATTCCATTATCGGCATTTTTACTAATTTTTATTTATTAGCGATGTAGTTAGTCATACTATATTTAAGCACGtttattttccaagattcGCTTTTTTTTACCGTTTTATCCATAATCACTCATTAGCTTATCTCCCACCGAGAAATGTCTTTGCTTATACCCAGTAAAGTAGACTACGACGACGCTCATCCTGCGACTAATCATTTCCAGGAGTACGCCACATTGCTCGGTCAACAGCCTCGAGAGGACTTTAGCTGGAAATTTGAAGTTGTTCCAGGGTTTTTCATGCAGGCGGAAGAATCTACTGACGATCTGAAATTTCGATACACGGAACAACATTTCGGATTAATGTTAGAATCTTGGTCCGAACTCATTAAACAGGTACATGCCTTGAACGAGTTTGCTGCCGATAACGAATGCTACAAAGTACTCTTTCTGGCCAGACATGGCCAAGGATTCCATAACTTCGCTGTGGGGAAGTATGGATTACCAGAATGGAACAGAAAGTGGCGTCATCTTACCACTGATGGAGAAATTGTCTGGGGACCAGATCCATACCTGACAGAGAGGGGTGTTAACCAGGCTTTAGAAAACAGAGACGCATGGAAGAATGAGCTCTCTGTAGGTTGTCCTTTGCCTCAAAAATTTTACTCCTCACCATTCACAAGAAGTGCAATGACATTGGTAAACACTTGGAACGAGATTCTTGACCTGAAAAGAGTTGCTCCAATGATTAAGGAAAATCTTAGAGAAACCATTGGTGTCAACAGATGTGACCAGAGGTCAGACAAGAAAACCATCGAGAAAAGATATGCCAATCAATACGGATTTCAGTTCGAGCCCGGTTTTCATGAAATAGACGATTACTTCACTGAGGAATGGAGAGAGTCAATCGGTGAGCAAACCTTGAGAATAAATAGATTCTTGCAATTCCTGTTCGATCTGGATTGGAATTCAGAAGAGGGAAAAGCTAAAAACCGTCGTGATTCGACTTTCGTCAGTTGTACAAGTCATGCAGGAACAATACGTTCCTTCCTACAAGTTTTAGGTCACCGTGAGTTTACTGTCGGCACCGGAGCAATGATTCCTGTTGTTGTAAAAGGCATTAGACATTTTAATTGACATAGTT containing:
- a CDS encoding DNA N-glycosylase and apurinic/apyrimidinic (AP) lyase involved in base excision repair, with translation MVKSEFFTQRTSKRLKLASQMAQSFGSTISDVALDGSRRKPAPAVIQVKKESEPISLEVKSHGNDTKRARVKSEEDTHVKLEETPIPKNFFPIYNEVKLIRSKITTPVDSMGCATIPIRIAEEKSGPLFRYRLLVSLMLSSQTKDEVNYEVMKSMNDYFKSVGYENGLCLQAILDVEPTKLDELIHKIGFHNRKTVYLKSAAVIVKEQFNGDIPKNIKQITALPGVGPKMGYLLLQDAWGINDGIGVDVHVDRLANMWKWVNTKTPEQTRLALEKWVPRELWQEINPVLVGFGQVICTPRGRRCDVCSLASKKLCNNIDRGIISKSRREKESAALRGVAVKERKIRGDISQILDIEDLA